A window from Exiguobacterium marinum DSM 16307 encodes these proteins:
- the recA gene encoding recombinase RecA, with protein MSDRKQALEMALRQIEKQFGKGSIMRLGENTDQQVSVIPSGSIALDVALGAGGYPRGRVIEVYGPESSGKTTVALHAIAEVQKRGGQAAFVDAEHALDPKYAKNLGVNIDELLLSQPDTGEQALEIAEALVRSGAVDILVVDSVAALVPKAEIEGEMGDSHVGLQARLMSQALRKLSGATNKSKTIVIFINQIREKIGIMFGNPETTPGGRALKFYSSVRLEVRRAETLKQGQDMVGNRTKIKIVKNKIAPPFKTAEVDIMYGEGISREGELIDIGADLDIVQKSGAWYSFNEERLGQGRENAKQYMKENPAIAAEVERQIRDHYGLNGEKTVTVEGEDDEVISLLDDE; from the coding sequence ATGAGTGATCGTAAACAAGCGTTAGAAATGGCATTGCGCCAGATTGAAAAACAATTCGGTAAAGGCTCGATTATGCGCCTTGGTGAAAATACAGACCAACAAGTGTCGGTCATCCCTTCAGGGTCAATCGCTCTCGATGTCGCGCTCGGAGCAGGTGGATATCCACGTGGTCGTGTCATTGAAGTATACGGACCAGAATCTTCAGGTAAGACGACTGTCGCCCTTCATGCGATTGCGGAAGTTCAAAAACGCGGAGGTCAAGCTGCATTCGTCGATGCCGAGCACGCGCTCGATCCGAAGTATGCTAAAAACCTTGGTGTCAACATCGATGAGTTGCTTCTCTCTCAACCGGATACAGGGGAGCAGGCGCTTGAGATCGCTGAAGCGCTCGTTCGCTCTGGTGCGGTTGATATCCTTGTTGTCGACTCGGTTGCGGCACTCGTACCAAAAGCCGAAATCGAAGGGGAAATGGGAGATTCACACGTTGGTCTTCAAGCCCGCTTGATGTCTCAGGCACTTCGTAAGCTGTCTGGTGCGACGAACAAGTCGAAGACGATTGTGATCTTCATCAACCAAATCCGTGAGAAGATCGGTATCATGTTCGGTAACCCGGAAACGACTCCAGGTGGTCGCGCCTTGAAGTTCTACTCTTCGGTGCGTCTTGAAGTTCGTCGTGCAGAAACACTCAAACAAGGTCAAGATATGGTCGGGAACCGTACGAAGATCAAGATTGTTAAAAACAAGATTGCGCCACCATTCAAAACGGCAGAAGTCGATATCATGTATGGAGAAGGAATCTCACGTGAAGGGGAACTCATCGACATCGGTGCAGACCTCGATATCGTTCAAAAGAGTGGAGCTTGGTATTCATTCAATGAGGAACGTCTCGGTCAAGGCCGTGAGAACGCGAAGCAGTACATGAAAGAAAACCCAGCAATCGCTGCCGAAGTGGAACGACAAATTCGCGACCACTACGGCTTGAACGGAGAAAAAACGGTCACAGTCGAAGGGGAAGACGACGAAGTTATTTCACTTCTCGATGACGAATAA
- the rny gene encoding ribonuclease Y, whose product MMEWLYWLILILLLPIAFVAGFFVRKSIAEAKIQGAETEATKIVEQAKQQSEAMQKEARLEVKEEMIQLRNETEQELRERREDQKVKENRLVQKEELLDRKADMLERKEDSLDEQERGLEKRKREAEMLESKVEDLYAEARQELVRVASLSKDEARTIIMDEAKQEALHDAALLQKEIEQKAKQEADKKAKHLLSLTMQRYAAEHVAETTVSVVNLPSDEMKGRIIGREGRNIRTLETLTGIDLIIDDTPEAVILSGFDPVRREIAKMTLEKLVQDGRIHPARIEEMVEKSRREVDERIREYGEEATFEAGIHGLHPDLVKTLGRMRYRTSYGQNVLSHSVEVAHLAGMMAAELGEDVTLAKRAGLLHDIGKAIDHEVEGSHVEIGVELATKYKEHPVVINSIASHHGDVEATSTIAVLVAAADALSAARPGARQETLESYIRRLERLESICESFEGVEKSYAIQAGREVRIIVRPDVVDDVVAGKMARDICKRIEDELDYPGQIKVTVIRETRSVDYAK is encoded by the coding sequence ATGATGGAATGGCTATACTGGCTTATTCTGATCCTCCTTTTGCCGATAGCTTTTGTTGCAGGTTTTTTTGTGCGTAAATCGATCGCCGAAGCGAAGATTCAAGGTGCCGAGACGGAAGCGACTAAGATTGTGGAGCAAGCCAAACAACAATCGGAAGCGATGCAAAAAGAAGCACGGCTTGAAGTAAAAGAAGAGATGATTCAACTTCGTAATGAGACGGAACAGGAATTACGTGAACGTCGCGAAGACCAGAAAGTGAAAGAGAATCGCCTCGTTCAAAAAGAAGAGCTTCTCGACCGCAAAGCAGACATGCTCGAGCGGAAAGAAGACTCACTTGATGAACAGGAACGAGGACTCGAAAAGCGCAAGCGTGAAGCAGAAATGCTTGAAAGCAAAGTGGAGGACTTATACGCAGAGGCACGCCAAGAACTTGTACGCGTGGCATCCCTCTCGAAAGATGAAGCACGTACCATCATCATGGACGAAGCGAAGCAGGAAGCGCTTCACGATGCTGCTCTCCTTCAAAAAGAAATCGAGCAAAAAGCAAAACAAGAAGCGGATAAAAAAGCGAAACACCTCTTATCTCTCACGATGCAACGATACGCTGCTGAACATGTCGCTGAGACGACGGTATCCGTTGTTAACTTACCGAGTGATGAGATGAAAGGTCGCATCATCGGGCGTGAGGGTCGTAACATCCGGACGCTCGAGACGTTGACTGGGATTGACCTCATCATTGATGACACACCAGAAGCCGTCATTTTGTCAGGTTTCGACCCGGTTCGCCGTGAAATCGCCAAAATGACGCTTGAAAAACTCGTTCAAGACGGTCGGATTCACCCGGCTCGAATTGAAGAGATGGTCGAGAAATCGCGTCGGGAAGTGGATGAGCGCATTCGTGAGTACGGAGAAGAAGCAACGTTCGAAGCCGGGATTCATGGACTCCATCCAGACCTCGTCAAAACACTCGGTCGCATGCGCTATCGTACGAGTTATGGTCAGAACGTCTTGTCTCACTCGGTCGAGGTGGCACACCTTGCCGGGATGATGGCAGCCGAACTCGGGGAAGATGTCACGCTCGCGAAGCGGGCAGGGCTCTTACACGATATCGGTAAAGCAATCGACCACGAAGTCGAAGGTAGTCACGTCGAGATCGGTGTGGAACTTGCGACGAAGTACAAAGAACATCCGGTCGTCATCAACTCGATTGCTTCCCACCACGGAGACGTCGAGGCGACATCGACGATTGCGGTACTTGTGGCAGCGGCCGACGCCTTGTCAGCAGCTCGCCCAGGAGCTCGCCAAGAGACACTTGAAAGCTACATTCGCCGTCTCGAACGACTCGAGTCAATCTGTGAGTCGTTTGAAGGTGTCGAAAAATCGTATGCGATTCAAGCGGGACGTGAAGTCCGAATCATCGTTCGTCCTGATGTCGTCGACGATGTCGTCGCCGGCAAGATGGCACGCGATATTTGTAAGCGAATCGAGGATGAACTCGATTATCCTGGACAAATTAAAGTGACGGTCATTCGTGAAACACGTTCCGTCGATTATGCGAAGTAA
- a CDS encoding helix-turn-helix domain-containing protein — MTELGTFLKQKREESGLTLDQIQQTTKIQKRYIIAIEEGDYKNLPGSFYARAFIKTYAESLGLDVDELYGTYAKDLPKIEAQPTAQLSRKKTYSKASESTSRVSRWVPKVLLVLTVFLLITAVYFAVRSIDFGGQDASPTEPPSSSVTVDQNEDVPADEPVEEEPSEENPAEEEPPAESGPVAVTESNGADITYELMTSEKLSTEIYVKESPASYVGVRDTSLEGAFLAPEYPNQSKQNPIVIEDAETDTLRIRIGLIAGVEKIVVNGRELELQESPVTQNIFVKRVDTE; from the coding sequence GTGACAGAACTAGGGACTTTTTTGAAACAAAAGCGTGAGGAGAGCGGATTGACGCTCGACCAAATCCAACAGACGACGAAGATCCAAAAGCGCTATATCATCGCGATCGAGGAAGGTGATTACAAAAATCTCCCTGGCTCTTTCTATGCACGGGCGTTCATTAAAACGTATGCGGAGTCACTCGGTCTAGATGTAGATGAACTGTACGGAACATATGCAAAAGACTTACCAAAAATCGAGGCACAGCCGACCGCTCAGTTATCTCGGAAGAAAACGTATTCCAAGGCTTCGGAGTCTACGAGCCGGGTTTCAAGGTGGGTTCCAAAAGTACTGCTTGTCCTCACTGTCTTTTTGCTCATCACTGCGGTTTATTTTGCGGTGAGAAGCATCGACTTCGGTGGGCAGGATGCGAGTCCTACTGAACCGCCAAGTTCTAGCGTTACGGTCGACCAAAACGAGGATGTTCCGGCAGATGAGCCTGTCGAGGAAGAACCGTCTGAAGAGAATCCGGCTGAGGAAGAACCGCCTGCAGAATCCGGTCCGGTTGCGGTGACAGAATCGAACGGTGCGGATATCACATATGAACTTATGACGAGTGAAAAATTATCAACTGAGATTTATGTGAAAGAGTCCCCGGCCTCATATGTTGGCGTACGTGATACATCACTTGAAGGAGCATTCCTAGCGCCTGAATATCCAAATCAATCGAAACAAAACCCGATTGTCATTGAAGACGCTGAGACGGACACGCTACGTATTCGAATCGGGCTCATCGCAGGTGTTGAGAAAATCGTCGTCAACGGTCGCGAGCTCGAGCTTCAAGAGTCTCCGGTCACACAAAATATTTTTGTAAAGAGAGTTGACACTGAATAA
- a CDS encoding competence/damage-inducible protein A produces MKRAEIIAVGSELLLGEIINTNASYISEQLSKYGVPVLYHQVVGDNAARMRETFEIARRRSDLVIVTGGLGPTADDVTKEVLSELLERPIVRDEEAFETIQRFLRSRNRPMNEGDARQADVLSGADVLQNPVGLAPGMWIPGDTTWMLLPGVPREMRALVDETFPKKFSGATLVSESLRFYEIGESALDDAVKDLLNGANPTVAPYAETGEARLRISARAVDEMTARAMIQEVKSKILERVGSYYFGSDEETIASHLVQLLTRMNRTLAVAESLTGGEVQSMITSTPGSSAVFLGGMVTYSDELKNRYLGVALDTIEQYSVVSKEVAYEMVVGLAHESKADYALSFTGEAGPTSNSGRPVGTVYIGVKTPGGTEVIERTYPHQERNMIRMRAAKDGLWALIQRIEKGE; encoded by the coding sequence ATGAAACGAGCCGAAATCATTGCGGTAGGAAGCGAGTTGCTCTTAGGAGAAATCATCAATACGAATGCCAGTTACATATCAGAACAACTGTCGAAGTACGGCGTGCCGGTCTTGTATCATCAAGTTGTCGGGGACAACGCGGCACGAATGCGAGAGACTTTTGAGATCGCCCGTCGTCGTTCTGACTTGGTCATCGTCACAGGTGGGCTAGGTCCAACAGCGGATGACGTCACGAAAGAGGTCCTTTCTGAACTGCTCGAACGTCCGATCGTACGGGATGAGGAAGCGTTTGAGACGATTCAACGATTCCTTCGCTCGCGTAATCGCCCGATGAATGAGGGGGATGCACGCCAAGCCGATGTGTTGAGCGGAGCAGACGTGCTACAAAATCCAGTAGGGCTTGCTCCGGGTATGTGGATTCCTGGTGATACGACATGGATGCTACTCCCAGGTGTACCGCGTGAGATGCGAGCGCTCGTCGATGAGACGTTTCCGAAAAAGTTTTCAGGTGCGACGCTCGTCTCGGAATCGCTACGATTTTATGAGATTGGTGAATCCGCCCTCGACGATGCAGTGAAAGACTTGTTGAACGGTGCAAATCCAACCGTCGCGCCATATGCCGAGACTGGAGAGGCAAGACTCCGAATCAGCGCTCGTGCTGTCGATGAGATGACGGCGAGAGCGATGATTCAAGAAGTGAAGTCTAAAATTTTAGAACGGGTCGGTTCATATTATTTCGGATCGGATGAAGAAACGATTGCCTCGCATCTTGTTCAATTGCTGACTCGCATGAATCGAACGCTCGCTGTTGCCGAGTCATTGACCGGTGGTGAGGTCCAGTCGATGATCACATCGACACCGGGTTCGTCAGCTGTTTTTTTAGGAGGGATGGTGACGTATTCGGATGAGCTAAAAAATAGGTATTTGGGGGTCGCCCTTGATACAATTGAACAGTACTCAGTCGTCTCAAAAGAAGTTGCCTATGAGATGGTCGTGGGGTTGGCTCATGAATCGAAAGCCGATTATGCCCTTTCATTCACAGGTGAAGCTGGACCGACATCAAATTCGGGTCGTCCGGTCGGAACGGTCTATATCGGCGTGAAAACGCCAGGGGGAACCGAGGTCATCGAGCGAACGTATCCACATCAGGAACGTAATATGATTCGTATGAGAGCTGCAAAAGACGGGTTGTGGGCCCTCATCCAGCGAATTGAAAAAGGCGAATAA
- a CDS encoding YmfK family protein, translating to MEHKFEEWYLEYELCQNRPGILGDIASLMGMLQISIVTINGVDLQRRGMLLKAPAADHVHRLEHILKRMEAIAVIKLRRPKLRDRIAIRHGRYIDHDSDDKKTFRFVREDLGILVDFVAELMKEERHLLIGVRGNPRVGKTESIVAASVCANKRWLFLSSTLMKQTVRTSLFEEEREGDHVYIIDGAVSTRTMDERHRQLIREVMRLPAVKVIEHPDLYVRNTDCVYEDFDYIIELRNNPDETIIIPQETHRESEWFE from the coding sequence ATGGAACATAAATTCGAAGAGTGGTATCTCGAGTATGAACTGTGTCAAAATCGACCGGGTATCCTCGGAGATATCGCGTCTCTCATGGGAATGCTTCAAATATCCATCGTCACCATCAATGGAGTCGATCTACAGCGCCGTGGGATGTTGTTAAAAGCCCCGGCTGCTGATCATGTCCATCGGCTCGAACATATTTTGAAGCGAATGGAAGCTATCGCTGTCATCAAGTTACGGCGTCCCAAATTAAGGGATCGAATAGCGATTCGACATGGTCGATACATCGACCATGACAGTGATGATAAAAAGACGTTCCGTTTCGTGCGAGAAGACTTAGGGATTCTCGTCGATTTTGTCGCAGAGTTGATGAAGGAAGAGCGTCATTTATTGATTGGCGTACGCGGTAATCCTCGCGTCGGAAAGACGGAATCTATCGTTGCGGCGAGTGTGTGTGCAAACAAACGATGGCTGTTTTTGTCATCAACACTGATGAAACAGACCGTTCGAACCTCATTATTTGAAGAAGAACGGGAAGGCGATCACGTATACATAATTGATGGAGCCGTCTCCACTCGTACAATGGATGAACGACATCGACAGCTCATCCGTGAAGTCATGCGATTGCCTGCAGTGAAAGTTATTGAACATCCTGACTTATATGTCCGAAACACCGATTGCGTGTATGAAGACTTTGATTATATTATTGAATTGAGAAACAACCCGGATGAAACGATCATCATCCCACAAGAAACGCATCGTGAGTCAGAATGGTTTGAATAA
- the pgsA gene encoding CDP-diacylglycerol--glycerol-3-phosphate 3-phosphatidyltransferase, with product MNLPNRLTMLRVVLIPVFVVLLAIDFDWGNIAFLGADIPLHQFIAGVIFTIAAITDWLDGHLARKHNLVTNFGKFMDPLADKLLVTAALVLLVEMDLVAAWVVVVILSREFAVTGLRLVAADEGIVVAAGKSGKAKTWVQLFAIIFLLFGNPIFSYVGIPFGEWAMWLALALTIYSGAEYFAQNYKIIVKSM from the coding sequence ATGAACCTACCTAACCGATTGACGATGTTACGCGTGGTACTCATTCCCGTATTCGTCGTCTTACTCGCTATTGATTTTGATTGGGGCAACATCGCCTTTTTAGGTGCTGACATCCCACTTCACCAATTTATTGCTGGTGTGATTTTTACGATTGCGGCCATTACGGACTGGCTGGATGGTCATTTGGCCCGCAAACACAATTTGGTCACGAACTTTGGTAAGTTTATGGACCCGCTCGCAGACAAACTTCTCGTTACGGCGGCACTCGTGCTCCTCGTCGAGATGGACCTCGTTGCGGCTTGGGTCGTCGTCGTGATTCTTTCACGCGAATTCGCTGTCACTGGCCTTCGCCTTGTCGCTGCTGACGAAGGGATTGTCGTCGCGGCCGGAAAATCTGGGAAGGCGAAGACGTGGGTGCAACTCTTTGCCATCATCTTCTTGCTATTCGGTAATCCGATTTTCAGCTATGTCGGAATCCCATTTGGCGAATGGGCGATGTGGTTGGCACTCGCGCTGACGATTTATTCAGGTGCTGAGTACTTCGCACAAAACTACAAGATAATTGTGAAGTCGATGTAA
- the yfmH gene encoding EF-P 5-aminopentanol modification-associated protein YfmH, producing the protein MKLDFPNVGETLHHHVLDNGLSVYLLKKTGYEKTFATFTTKYGSIDRRFKLEDWIEVPDGIAHFLEHKMFEKEDGDVFQQFGRQGASANAFTSFTRTAYLFGATSNIQKNVQTLLDFVQTPYFTEESVEKEKGIIGQEIQMYQDNPGWRLYFGLIEAMYETHPVKIDIAGTIESISKITAEDLYVCHQAFYHPSNMTLFVVGNIEPDEMLELIRNNQSTKSFDAPKLSARETVEEPIAVRLSERVIEMDVSVPKVMIGYKDAPQAGEAGLKQELTVELLMHALFDTTAPLYTELYAEGLIDDAFSFDYTSEETFAFAALSMETSEVDAFVGRVTEALERPLQLNQETLDRKKRMMQGQFLKALNSPEFIANQFSRYALNDGNLFEIPNLIDDITLDELYEAYERLFRQEQRTVCIVKKP; encoded by the coding sequence ATGAAACTAGACTTTCCAAACGTCGGAGAGACATTACATCACCACGTGCTCGACAATGGCCTCTCCGTTTACTTGTTGAAAAAGACTGGATATGAAAAAACATTCGCGACGTTCACGACCAAATATGGATCGATTGACCGACGCTTTAAACTAGAAGACTGGATCGAGGTTCCCGATGGTATTGCGCATTTCTTAGAACATAAGATGTTCGAAAAAGAAGATGGCGACGTCTTCCAACAGTTCGGACGTCAAGGCGCTTCGGCGAACGCTTTCACCTCTTTCACACGGACGGCGTACTTGTTCGGTGCGACGTCGAACATTCAGAAAAATGTTCAAACGTTGCTCGACTTCGTTCAAACTCCATATTTCACGGAAGAATCGGTTGAGAAAGAGAAGGGCATCATCGGTCAAGAGATCCAAATGTATCAAGACAATCCGGGATGGCGTCTTTATTTCGGTTTGATTGAAGCAATGTATGAGACACATCCCGTTAAAATCGATATTGCGGGCACTATCGAATCGATTTCGAAGATCACTGCAGAAGATTTATACGTTTGTCATCAAGCGTTCTACCATCCGAGCAATATGACGTTGTTCGTCGTTGGAAACATTGAACCGGATGAGATGCTCGAATTGATTCGAAACAATCAGTCGACCAAATCATTCGATGCACCGAAGCTGAGTGCCCGTGAAACGGTTGAAGAGCCGATCGCGGTTCGTTTGTCGGAACGAGTCATCGAGATGGATGTCTCTGTCCCGAAAGTGATGATTGGCTATAAAGATGCCCCGCAAGCTGGCGAAGCGGGTCTGAAGCAAGAGTTGACGGTAGAATTGCTTATGCATGCACTGTTTGATACGACAGCCCCTCTCTATACTGAGCTGTATGCTGAAGGACTGATTGACGATGCCTTCTCGTTTGACTATACGTCAGAAGAAACATTCGCCTTTGCTGCGTTGTCGATGGAGACGTCGGAAGTCGATGCGTTTGTCGGTCGTGTGACGGAGGCACTGGAACGTCCACTTCAACTCAATCAGGAAACGCTTGACCGTAAGAAACGCATGATGCAAGGACAATTTTTAAAAGCACTGAATTCACCGGAATTCATCGCCAATCAGTTTTCTCGTTATGCGCTCAATGACGGAAACTTGTTCGAGATTCCGAATTTGATTGATGACATCACATTAGATGAACTATACGAAGCGTACGAGCGGTTGTTCCGTCAAGAGCAACGGACCGTATGCATCGTCAAAAAGCCATGA
- the ymfI gene encoding elongation factor P 5-aminopentanone reductase, whose protein sequence is MHRQKAMKTLIVGASGAIGRAVSLAFREDELILHANEGHERLRHLIDEENLSAELFPCDLTDRGAVESWVQEMPNVDRIVYVAGHALHGLVVDQAIDELDRLYEIHVRAMIRLVQSVVAKKPYDHQLDIVIVSSIWGEVGAAAEVFYSTVKAAQLGFVKAFAREVGPFNVRINAVTPGWIDTPMNDTVEESKESVMNDIPLGRLGNTEDVAKTIRFLCSTDASYMTGTVLRIDGGWQ, encoded by the coding sequence ATGCATCGTCAAAAAGCCATGAAGACGTTGATTGTTGGAGCGAGCGGTGCCATCGGACGTGCCGTCTCGCTCGCTTTTCGTGAAGATGAATTGATTTTGCATGCGAACGAGGGTCACGAAAGACTACGTCATTTGATTGATGAAGAAAATCTTTCGGCAGAACTTTTTCCTTGTGACCTAACAGACCGAGGTGCCGTTGAGTCGTGGGTACAAGAAATGCCGAACGTCGACCGAATCGTCTACGTGGCCGGACACGCTCTTCATGGTCTCGTCGTCGACCAAGCAATCGATGAGCTCGACCGTCTCTATGAAATTCATGTCCGTGCGATGATTCGATTGGTCCAGTCCGTTGTAGCTAAGAAGCCGTATGATCATCAACTCGATATTGTCATTGTCTCAAGCATCTGGGGTGAGGTCGGTGCGGCCGCCGAGGTATTTTACTCCACAGTCAAGGCAGCACAGCTCGGCTTCGTCAAAGCGTTTGCCAGAGAAGTGGGACCGTTCAATGTTCGAATCAATGCGGTGACACCAGGGTGGATTGATACGCCAATGAATGATACGGTAGAAGAGTCGAAGGAATCCGTGATGAACGACATTCCACTTGGACGACTCGGGAATACTGAAGATGTTGCTAAAACCATTCGTTTTTTATGCTCAACGGACGCCTCCTATATGACAGGAACGGTGTTACGCATCGACGGTGGCTGGCAGTGA
- the yfmF gene encoding EF-P 5-aminopentanol modification-associated protein YfmF: MKGIEQFEHQLHYSVYPTKKFKTTTCLVSFAAPLSTDTVADRALLPFIMEKSTETYPSIELFHTPLEDLYDTNLYAGASKIGKEHVIQFQLEVVNDNLVGENVLSQAIKLLEDVLLRPNAYDGAFQPLIVEQERRLQRQRIESVYDDKMRFAQQRLQEMLGGELAIPSLGTLEQLDHVTPKSLYDAYQSMIQDDRVDIYVVGDVSREQVEQAFNPLESLGTRQPRLLPEASRGEFKRLEEHQDIKQSKLHLAYALDVDPRTKDAIRMQIVNGLFGGFPHSKLFMNVREKESLAYYAASQYSSLSRKLFVYAGIDATNQQKTEQIIEEQLKALQAGEFEDETLQQTKELLFHQRRQLGDSPRQLIAWMSGADVRPFSLDEEIAIIENTTRDHVIALANEIELEAVYCLKGGEA; this comes from the coding sequence ATGAAAGGAATCGAGCAGTTCGAGCATCAATTGCACTACTCGGTCTATCCGACCAAGAAATTTAAGACGACGACTTGTCTCGTCTCATTCGCTGCACCACTTTCTACAGATACGGTAGCAGATCGAGCCCTACTTCCATTCATTATGGAAAAATCGACGGAGACCTATCCTTCGATTGAGTTATTTCACACACCGCTAGAAGATTTGTATGACACAAACTTGTATGCAGGCGCTTCAAAAATTGGAAAAGAGCATGTCATCCAATTCCAACTTGAAGTCGTCAACGACAACCTTGTCGGGGAAAACGTCCTGAGCCAAGCAATCAAATTGCTTGAAGACGTACTGCTTCGTCCAAACGCCTATGACGGTGCATTCCAACCGCTCATTGTGGAGCAAGAGCGCCGTCTACAACGCCAGCGCATCGAATCGGTCTATGATGACAAGATGCGATTCGCCCAACAGCGTCTACAAGAGATGCTCGGAGGAGAACTCGCAATCCCGTCACTCGGTACGCTTGAACAACTCGACCATGTCACGCCAAAATCGTTGTACGATGCCTATCAATCGATGATTCAAGACGACCGTGTCGACATTTATGTCGTCGGGGATGTCAGTCGTGAACAAGTCGAACAGGCCTTTAACCCATTGGAATCTCTTGGGACACGTCAACCACGCCTGTTACCTGAAGCGAGTCGAGGTGAGTTTAAGCGATTAGAGGAGCATCAAGATATCAAACAAAGCAAGCTTCATCTCGCCTATGCGCTCGATGTCGACCCACGTACAAAAGACGCGATACGTATGCAAATTGTAAACGGGTTATTCGGTGGATTTCCTCATTCGAAACTGTTTATGAACGTCCGTGAAAAAGAAAGTTTGGCATATTATGCTGCTTCACAATATAGTTCACTCAGCCGAAAGTTATTCGTATACGCAGGAATTGATGCGACGAATCAGCAGAAGACTGAACAGATCATCGAAGAGCAATTGAAGGCTTTACAAGCGGGCGAGTTTGAAGATGAAACGCTACAACAGACGAAAGAACTCTTGTTCCACCAACGTCGTCAACTCGGAGATAGTCCGCGTCAGTTGATTGCTTGGATGAGCGGAGCGGACGTTCGTCCATTCTCGCTAGACGAAGAGATTGCGATTATCGAAAACACGACACGCGATCATGTCATCGCCCTTGCGAATGAGATAGAGCTTGAAGCTGTCTATTGTTTGAAAGGAGGAGAAGCATGA
- a CDS encoding TIGR00282 family metallophosphoesterase → MKILFIGDVVGKPGRDILSNQIGRLKDKYNPTFMLVNGENAANGRGLTKKIYQQFLELGFHGVTMGNHTWDNRDIFDWIDDADRIVRPANYPDGTPGVGMMKLKQNGKKLAVINVMGNVFLPSLDCPFRTVNRLIEEVRDEVDAIFVDVHAEATSEKIAMGYHLDGRAQAVVGTHTHVQTADERILPNGTAYITDVGMTGPLDGVLGMDASVVLKKFMTQLPVRFEVAEGREQLNGVFITIDDQTKRATKIERIHLDDQTVWFD, encoded by the coding sequence ATGAAAATTTTATTTATCGGTGACGTGGTCGGTAAACCAGGTCGAGATATTTTAAGCAATCAGATTGGTCGGTTGAAAGATAAATACAACCCGACGTTCATGCTCGTCAACGGGGAGAATGCGGCGAACGGACGCGGTCTCACGAAAAAGATTTATCAACAGTTTTTGGAGCTCGGCTTTCATGGGGTGACGATGGGGAACCACACGTGGGACAACCGCGACATCTTTGATTGGATCGACGATGCCGACCGGATCGTTCGTCCGGCCAACTATCCGGATGGGACACCGGGTGTCGGGATGATGAAGCTAAAGCAGAATGGGAAGAAATTGGCCGTCATCAACGTCATGGGAAATGTCTTCTTGCCATCTCTTGACTGCCCGTTCCGGACTGTCAACCGTCTCATTGAAGAAGTGCGGGACGAGGTCGATGCGATCTTCGTCGATGTCCACGCCGAGGCGACAAGTGAAAAGATTGCGATGGGGTATCATCTCGATGGACGCGCTCAAGCCGTAGTAGGAACTCATACGCACGTGCAGACAGCAGACGAACGCATCCTACCGAACGGAACGGCCTACATTACAGACGTCGGCATGACCGGTCCACTAGACGGGGTGCTCGGGATGGATGCATCGGTCGTCTTAAAAAAATTTATGACACAACTCCCAGTTCGGTTTGAAGTTGCCGAGGGACGGGAACAACTTAATGGAGTTTTCATTACAATCGATGATCAGACGAAACGAGCGACAAAAATCGAACGAATACACCTAGATGATCAGACCGTCTGGTTTGATTGA
- a CDS encoding cob(I)yrinic acid a,c-diamide adenosyltransferase — MKRYTRTGDTGETSLIGSRVDKHHPQIEAMGHLDELNSHIGLAIAHQEDESLRGQLTKVQHDLFDLGSELMYTGEPPKKVDLSIVTELENWIDEWETSCPELIRFILPGGSVAAASLHVARSVCRRVERDLTALGVADRQLPYFNRLSDYLFTVARYANVVAGIPDQEYARGAAVFQPKRKKE; from the coding sequence ATGAAAAGATATACACGAACTGGCGACACGGGTGAAACTTCTTTAATCGGTAGCCGTGTCGACAAACATCATCCTCAAATCGAAGCGATGGGTCATCTAGATGAGTTGAATAGTCACATTGGTTTGGCGATTGCCCATCAAGAGGACGAGTCACTTCGTGGACAGCTGACGAAGGTTCAACACGACCTATTCGATCTCGGGTCGGAACTGATGTACACTGGAGAACCTCCAAAAAAGGTCGATCTGTCAATCGTGACGGAGCTTGAAAACTGGATAGATGAGTGGGAGACGTCATGCCCGGAGCTCATACGTTTCATTCTTCCGGGTGGCAGTGTTGCCGCAGCGAGCCTGCATGTGGCCCGTTCTGTCTGCCGACGGGTCGAGCGTGACTTGACCGCACTCGGTGTCGCCGACCGGCAGCTTCCGTACTTTAATCGATTGAGTGATTATTTATTCACGGTTGCACGTTACGCGAATGTCGTGGCAGGCATACCGGACCAAGAATATGCACGCGGCGCTGCCGTGTTCCAACCAAAACGAAAAAAGGAGTGA